From a single Nicotiana tomentosiformis chromosome 2, ASM39032v3, whole genome shotgun sequence genomic region:
- the LOC138905633 gene encoding uncharacterized protein — translation MAITTRSGKGGDATTSSQRKIMDDDRVVQEDEIPNNMVQANNEVRIDIDDNLEEIHEEVNSSKEHIVDISELVVPKAKAPMPRPPPPYPQRLAKKNGENQFKKFIDMMKSLSINGTLVEALEQILGYEKFMKDLVTKKQSMNCETIKMTHQYQFGALSVFKTLGIRQPRPISMRLQMVDCTMKRPLGLIDDVLVRVDRFILLTYFMILDCDVEYDMPIILGRPFLAMGKALVDVEAGELTFRVGDEKVVFHVCKSMRQPNSNEVYSFVDLVTDVIIEDTSATMNVDDTLEAVLLNLDDDAMDGYVECVNSLQGMGSREDYFHMSLWYFHILADAIWVMQCTDDFSKVYDGYLHGHGIGFP, via the exons ATGGCTATTAccacaaggagtggaaaaggtggggatgcaaccacctcaagtcaaaggaaaaTTATGGATGATGATCGAGTGGTACAAGAAGATGAGATCCCGAACAATATGGTGCAAGCAAATAatgaagtaagaattgatattgatgataatcTGGAGGAGATTCACGAGGAAGTGAACTCGTCTAAGGAGCACATTGTTGACATATCGGAactggtagtgccaaaggctaaggcaccaatgccaaggcctcctcctccatatcctcaaaggcttgccaagaaaaatggcgagaatcaattcaaaaagttcattgacatgatgaagagtctatcTATTAATGGGAcattggttgaggctttggagcaAATTCTCGGTTAtgaaaagttcatgaaggacttggtgacaaagaagcagtcgatgaattgtgaaactataaagatgactcatcaa tatcaatttggtGCCCtatcggttttcaagactttgggaattaggcaaccaagacccatatcgatgagattacaaatggtggattgtaccatgaagagaccgttgggtctaattgatgatgtgttggttcgtgttgatagaTTCATTCTCCTGACATATTTTATGATTCTTGATTGTGATGTGGAATATGATATGCCGATTATTCTAGGTAGACCattccttgctatggggaaggctcttgttgacgtggaagccggtgaactcactttccgggtgggtgatgaaaaggtggttttccatgtgtgcaaatctatgaggcagccgaatagcaatgaagtgtattcgtttgtggacttggtgactgaTGTGATTATTGAAGATACTAGTGCcacgatgaatgttgatgatacattGGAGGCCGTTTTGCTTAACCTTGATGATGACGCGATGGATGGCTATGTGGAATGCGTGAactcattgcaaggaatgg gatcaagagaagactactttcacatgtccttatggtactttcaCATTCTCgcagatgccatttgggttatgcaatgcactgatgacttttcaaaggtgtatgatggctatcttcacggacatggtatAGGAtttccttga